The genomic region GCGTGCAGGTATGCCTCGAGCGTGGCGATCAGACCGATCTCGGGTGAGTTCTCGGCTCGGTCGTGCTCGTCGAGCGGTTCGAGTTGTCGGGCCATGAGTTCGAGTTCGGCACTGGTCCTATTGCCGAGGATGACGCTGAAGACGCCGAGTTCTGCGAAGCTTCTGACCCGATCCTCGTCGGGGCCGCTACGCATCGCCGCCTGTGCCTGGCGCAGGCCCTGGCCCAGATTGCCGAACGTGCCTGGCAGGCTCACACCCCCGCCGAGCCGCCTCTGCAGCCGGGTGCCCAGGGCCTGATGAATGTCGTTGACGGCAGTGCTGTTATCGGCGGGCAGGACGAGGTTGATCTCGTCAGCCCGCGAGGCCATCAGGTAGGGGGTGGCGAGGGTGCCAAGGACGTCCTGGGTGTGTCTCTCGGCGGCGAGTGCCGGCCCGGTGTTGCTCAGCGCGACGACAACGGCCGAGTTTTCCGGGTCGAACCCGAAGTATCGCAGGAGCCCCGGGTCGATGATGGCATCCTGTGCGAGCACCGCTTGGGCCACGGCGGCTCGGAGCCGGTGCTCGGCGTCGAGAACCTTTGCGGGTTTGTCCATTTCGATCGAGATCAGGGACACGGCGTGCGCGACGAGCAATCTGTCGAGCGGCGACAGCGCGGCGTCGCGTCTGACTGCGAGGTGACCGCGCAGCGTCGGTGTCGCCCGGAGGGCCTGCAGCGTGCAGTATCCGACGTCATCGGCGAACACGCGGCTGGCCTGATCGCGAGTGGTGCGTGTCGGGGGGTGCTGCAGGTGCTGGCTGCAGAGATGCGCCACACGGCTGCTGTCGGGCCCTGCGGCCGCGAGGGTGCTGGCATCAGTGGCCAGGACTATGACGGTGGCCGACAGGGATGTGCTGAGCGCGCTG from Mycolicibacterium sp. YH-1 harbors:
- a CDS encoding PucR family transcriptional regulator; amino-acid sequence: MTVRRLVQHPDLGLTLVAGRENTDRTIVWAHAIELADPTPYLSGGELVMTTGMNVGTTDLEQHDYLARLSAAGVAALAFDTGTSFAEVPAGIIVAGDALGMPVIAVPARTPFIAITRAVIDEVTADQLRSVQRIVDQQEVMAREALKNGIPGVVSALSTSLSATVIVLATDASTLAAAGPDSSRVAHLCSQHLQHPPTRTTRDQASRVFADDVGYCTLQALRATPTLRGHLAVRRDAALSPLDRLLVAHAVSLISIEMDKPAKVLDAEHRLRAAVAQAVLAQDAIIDPGLLRYFGFDPENSAVVVALSNTGPALAAERHTQDVLGTLATPYLMASRADEINLVLPADNSTAVNDIHQALGTRLQRRLGGGVSLPGTFGNLGQGLRQAQAAMRSGPDEDRVRSFAELGVFSVILGNRTSAELELMARQLEPLDEHDRAENSPEIGLIATLEAYLHANGHIESAAAAIGIHRHTMRNRLARIREITNCSLESADSRAEMWLAIKARELLSMGAPNER